Within the Planctomycetota bacterium genome, the region AACCGTAGGCGGTGCACGCCGGCGGCCCCGTCGGCAGGCACCGCGACGGTGAACGTCCCCGGCGTGTCGGTGCAGGCGATGGCGAGCTGGCCGCGGTCGGTCCAGATGCCGACCGGCCAGACGGGAAAGGTGCCGCTGGCCACGACCGTCGTCGTCGCCGCGGGGATGCCCCCCGGGGGAAAGAGATGGTCGGCACGGGGTGCCGCGGCGGCCAGGCCGGGCACGAGCACCGCGGCGACGATCGCCCCCCGGCACCTCACCCCATCAGTTCCGCGATCGGGGTCGGATCGGCCACGAGAAACGTCGGCCGGCCGGCAGGGGTGATGAAGTGCATCCCCGGATCGATGCCGAGCTTGGCATACACGGTGGCGACGAAGTTTTCCGGCGCGAGGACGCGGTCGCGGGCGGCATGGCCGAGCCGGTCGGTCGCGCCGACGACGAGCCCGCCCGGCGTGCCCCCGCCGGCAAACAGGATCGACATCGCGCTCGACCAGTGGTCGCGGCCGGCCTTCGTCTGCCCCGGCAGGACCGACAGCTTCGGCGTCCGGCCGAACTCGCCGAGGACGATGACCATCGTCGTGTCGAGGAGGCCGCGTCGGTCGAGGTCGCCGATCAGCGCGGCGATCGTCCGGTCGAAGGCGGGGAGCCGCTTCTCGAGCGCCCCGAAGAGATCGGCATGGTGGTCCCAGCCGCCGTCGTTGATCGTCACGAACGGAACGCCCGCCTCGACGAGGCGCCGTGCCAGCAGGGCCCGCTGGCCGAGGCCGTCGCGGCCATAGGCGTCGCGGACCGCGTCGGGTTCGGCGGCGATGTCGAAGGCCTGCTGCGCCTCCGGTGTCGTCACGAGCCTCTCCCCCTGGGCGTAGTAGTCGTCGAGAACCCGGACCGGATCGGCGACGGCGGGATCGTCGTGCCGCGGCAGGCGATCGACGAGGCGGCGCAGGTCCTGCCGGGCGGCGAACCGGTCCGACTCGATCCCGGCCGGGAGGGCGAGGTCGCGGACGCGGAATCCCTTGGCGTTGGGATCGTCGGCAATCACGAACGGCGCGTGGCGGGCGCCGAGGAAGCTCGGGCCCCCCGAGCGCGTCATGCTCGGCATCGAGAAGTAGGCCGGCATGCCGTGGGGCGCGGTGCGCTCGTGGGCGACGACGCTTCCCAGACTCGGGTGAAAGCTGACGAACGCGCCGCAGCCGACGGGGATCCGCGGCGGAGCGCCGGTCATCATGTAATGATTGCCGGCACCGTGATTACCCTGGTCGTGGCAGACCGAGCGAACCAGCGCGTAGCGGTCGGCGATCTTCGCCAGCTCGGGAAGGTGCTCGCAGATCTGCGTGCCCGGCACGGCGGTGGAAATCGCGGCAAACTCCCCGCGCGTCTCGGCAGGGGCGTCGGGCTTGGGATCGAACGTCTCGAGGTGGGTCGGTCCGCCGTCGAGCCAGACGAGGATGCAGGCCTTCGCCCGGGCCGTCGCCGGAGCCGGCCCCGCGCCCTGCGCCGCCCCGAGGAGGCCGCAGATCCCGCCGAGTGTGCCGCCGGCGAGGCCACCGAGTCCGAGGCGCAGGCCCGTGCGCCGCGAGACCGGCAAGTCGGAGCGAGTTGCACTGCGTCGCGCGTCACCCATCGTCCACCTCCTCGCCCGGGTCACGGGCGGCCAGTCTGTTTTCGTCAATCCTCGTACACGAACTCCGCCGAGTTCAAAAGCGCCCAGAGGATGTCTTCCACGACCCGCCGGCGCGGCCGCCCCTCACGAGCGAACTCCGCCTCGAGTACCGCGCGCTCGGCGCTGGTCGGAAACCGTGCGTAGGCAGCCAGATAGAGCTCGTCGACGAGCGCCGCCGGCGGCAGGTCGGTGGCGGCGAGGCGGGCCGCCGCGCCGGTGTCGGCGGCGATCTTGGCGGCGATCTGCGGGCCATTGAGGAGGTGGAGCGTCTGGACGACGGTGGCGTCGGGGTCGCGCTGGCAGGGCGGGTCTTGATTGGGATCGGGGCGGCCGAAGACGTCGAGGAACGTCGAGCCGGTGCGGTGGGTCCACAGCTGGACCGCGCGCGACTCGGGAGGCGCCCCGGCATAGACGGTGGGCACTTCGGTGACGTCGTCGATCGCGTCGGCGAGCACCTCGGCGCGGAGCCGGCGGCGGAGGCGGCGCGAGAAGTTGCGGTGATCGCCGGCGT harbors:
- a CDS encoding DUF1501 domain-containing protein, with the translated sequence MGDARRSATRSDLPVSRRTGLRLGLGGLAGGTLGGICGLLGAAQGAGPAPATARAKACILVWLDGGPTHLETFDPKPDAPAETRGEFAAISTAVPGTQICEHLPELAKIADRYALVRSVCHDQGNHGAGNHYMMTGAPPRIPVGCGAFVSFHPSLGSVVAHERTAPHGMPAYFSMPSMTRSGGPSFLGARHAPFVIADDPNAKGFRVRDLALPAGIESDRFAARQDLRRLVDRLPRHDDPAVADPVRVLDDYYAQGERLVTTPEAQQAFDIAAEPDAVRDAYGRDGLGQRALLARRLVEAGVPFVTINDGGWDHHADLFGALEKRLPAFDRTIAALIGDLDRRGLLDTTMVIVLGEFGRTPKLSVLPGQTKAGRDHWSSAMSILFAGGGTPGGLVVGATDRLGHAARDRVLAPENFVATVYAKLGIDPGMHFITPAGRPTFLVADPTPIAELMG